Proteins from one Oscillatoria nigro-viridis PCC 7112 genomic window:
- a CDS encoding aldo/keto reductase, whose protein sequence is MQTKQKILLPKMGCGTWAWGNRFLWGYNESMDEELQAVFNLCVSNGVTLFDTGDSYGTGKLNGRSEQLLGQFSQLYQGANKDSICIATKLAAYPWRLTRQSMISACKASAARLGKNVDLVQMHWSTANYAPWQEGALLDGLADLYEQGLVKGVGLSNYGPKRLKWVHQRFSDRQIPIVTLQVQYSLLSTYPVTELGLKDVCDELGIKLIAYSPLALGLLTGKYSENGSLPKGIRGLACKQLLPGMRSLLECLREIAAFRNKTVSQVAINWCICKETIPIPGAKSAAQARDNIGALGWELDSGEIAELDKAAASVDKKMVQNIFQTR, encoded by the coding sequence ATGCAAACAAAGCAAAAAATTTTACTGCCAAAAATGGGCTGCGGCACTTGGGCTTGGGGCAACAGATTCCTCTGGGGCTACAATGAAAGTATGGACGAGGAATTGCAAGCCGTTTTCAATCTTTGTGTTAGTAACGGCGTCACTTTATTCGATACCGGTGACTCTTACGGAACAGGGAAATTAAATGGACGCAGCGAACAGCTTTTGGGTCAGTTTTCTCAACTATATCAAGGTGCAAACAAAGACAGTATTTGTATTGCGACCAAACTGGCTGCTTATCCTTGGAGACTGACGCGACAATCAATGATATCGGCTTGCAAAGCCTCTGCGGCGCGCCTCGGAAAAAATGTAGATTTGGTGCAAATGCACTGGTCTACAGCAAATTACGCTCCTTGGCAAGAGGGGGCTCTTTTGGACGGTTTGGCTGACCTTTACGAGCAAGGATTGGTCAAGGGAGTGGGCTTATCTAATTACGGGCCGAAACGGCTGAAATGGGTGCATCAAAGATTTAGCGATCGCCAAATTCCCATTGTTACTTTACAAGTGCAATATTCGCTACTTTCTACCTATCCGGTGACAGAACTCGGGTTGAAAGATGTTTGCGATGAATTGGGGATAAAATTGATTGCTTACAGTCCTCTAGCCTTGGGGTTGCTGACGGGTAAATATTCCGAAAACGGCTCTCTTCCTAAAGGCATCCGAGGTTTGGCGTGCAAGCAGCTACTTCCGGGAATGCGATCGCTTTTGGAGTGTTTGCGAGAAATAGCGGCATTCAGAAACAAGACTGTTTCGCAGGTAGCAATTAACTGGTGCATCTGCAAAGAAACTATTCCGATTCCGGGGGCGAAATCTGCGGCACAGGCGAGGGATAATATTGGTGCTTTGGGGTGGGAGTTAGACTCCGGGGAGATTGCCGAATTGGATAAGGCGGCGGCAAGTGTAGATAAAAAAATGGTGCAGAATATCTTTCAAACTCGGTAA
- a CDS encoding cation:proton antiporter, with protein MNTLTLAWIGLPFFVGFSIYLIPKLDKYLAIFGAIASAAYAFLLFAMPSAVTLELLDNFSVTLLVDRLSGYFILTNALVTAAVIIYCWPTDKTAFFYAQILMVHGSLNAAFASTDFISLYVGLEVSGIAAFLLIAYPRTDRSIWVALRYLFISNTAMLFYLVGAVLVYKASHSFSFAGLGAAPPEAIALIFMGLLVKGGVFVSGLWLPLTHSEAETPVSALLSGIVVKAGVYPLVRCALMVEEVAPIVEIFGVGTALLGVFYAVLEKDSKRMLAFHTVSQLGFILAAPSVGGFYALAHGLVKSSLFLIAGSLPSRNLKELKQKPIDTNIWIALVIASLSISGFPLLVGFGAKVLTVKNLGPWETIAMNLAAVGTAISFAKFIFLPRGGPTTAKPGFWPAVLLLLAGLIAANAFDFQAYTLENMLKAIAIIGVGWLAYFLIFQRTAIKLPRMLEEFDHLVGFMSLISLLLFWMALPT; from the coding sequence ATGAATACCCTGACGCTAGCCTGGATAGGACTCCCGTTTTTTGTCGGGTTTAGTATTTATTTGATTCCGAAGCTTGACAAGTATCTCGCAATATTCGGAGCGATCGCCTCCGCTGCCTATGCGTTCCTGCTTTTTGCTATGCCGTCAGCGGTGACGCTGGAGTTACTTGATAATTTCAGTGTCACGTTGTTGGTCGATCGCTTGAGCGGCTATTTCATCTTAACCAATGCCTTAGTCACAGCAGCGGTGATTATCTACTGTTGGCCCACAGATAAGACGGCATTTTTTTATGCACAGATTCTGATGGTACACGGCAGTCTGAATGCGGCCTTTGCCTCTACTGACTTTATCAGTTTATATGTAGGTTTAGAGGTCAGCGGCATTGCGGCGTTTCTCTTGATTGCCTATCCTCGCACCGATCGCTCGATTTGGGTGGCTTTGCGCTATCTATTTATTAGCAATACGGCAATGCTGTTTTATCTAGTCGGTGCCGTGCTGGTTTATAAGGCAAGTCATTCGTTTAGTTTTGCCGGCTTGGGTGCAGCGCCCCCAGAGGCGATCGCTCTGATCTTTATGGGACTCTTGGTTAAGGGAGGTGTGTTTGTATCGGGGTTATGGCTACCGTTAACTCACTCGGAAGCAGAAACGCCTGTGTCGGCTTTGCTGTCAGGGATTGTGGTCAAAGCGGGGGTATATCCCCTCGTGCGCTGTGCGCTGATGGTGGAGGAGGTGGCACCCATCGTCGAAATCTTTGGCGTCGGAACGGCGCTGCTGGGCGTGTTCTATGCCGTTTTAGAAAAAGATAGCAAACGGATGTTGGCTTTTCACACGGTTTCGCAGTTGGGCTTTATCCTCGCTGCACCGTCCGTGGGTGGGTTTTATGCGCTGGCCCACGGTTTGGTCAAATCGTCGCTGTTTCTGATTGCAGGATCGTTACCGAGTCGTAATCTCAAAGAATTGAAACAGAAGCCGATCGATACCAATATCTGGATTGCCTTAGTCATAGCTAGCTTATCAATCTCTGGCTTTCCCTTGTTGGTTGGCTTTGGGGCAAAGGTGTTGACGGTGAAGAATTTGGGACCCTGGGAAACGATCGCGATGAATCTCGCAGCAGTCGGAACAGCAATCTCTTTTGCTAAATTCATCTTTCTACCCCGTGGCGGACCAACAACAGCCAAACCCGGTTTTTGGCCTGCGGTGTTGCTGTTGCTAGCTGGGCTGATTGCAGCCAATGCTTTTGATTTTCAGGCTTATACGCTGGAAAATATGCTTAAGGCGATCGCCATCATCGGCGTTGGTTGGTTAGCCTATTTTCTAATTTTTCAACGCACGGCAATCAAACTGCCACGTATGCTTGAAGAATTCGATCATTTGGTCGGTTTTATGAGCTTGATTTCGCTCCTACTATTCTGGATGGCATTGCCAACATGA
- a CDS encoding cation:proton antiporter subunit C: MLEALVLATVFCGFFGIIFKKNLIMKIVCMDVMSTGVIAYYVVVASREGWLTPIISKGKNVAYADPVPQAVILTAIVIGFSIQALMLVSVMKLARDNPTLESNEIEMNNTP; encoded by the coding sequence ATGTTAGAAGCATTGGTATTGGCGACAGTATTTTGCGGATTTTTTGGTATCATCTTTAAAAAGAACCTGATCATGAAAATCGTCTGTATGGATGTCATGAGTACAGGGGTTATAGCCTATTACGTGGTGGTGGCATCGCGAGAAGGCTGGCTGACACCAATTATTTCAAAGGGGAAAAATGTCGCTTACGCCGATCCGGTTCCCCAGGCGGTGATCTTAACGGCGATCGTGATCGGCTTTTCGATTCAGGCTTTAATGCTGGTCAGTGTGATGAAGCTGGCACGAGATAATCCGACATTAGAAAGTAACGAAATCGAGATGAATAATACCCCATGA
- a CDS encoding glycoside hydrolase family 10 protein, translating to MAVDCRASKFYHQIMPGCVSIANSPFKTMTLRIIPRSWQRSIKTLFPLLFALSFIIVLLANNFIPAIAQQPRQEIRGVWMTTNDKDILRDRRKLGDAVSQLKRLNFNTIYPVAWNSGYAMYPSYVAQQRDIQPFVYRGLDGQDMLADLIAQAHRQGLLVIPWFEFGFMAPPTSELALNHPDWLTEKQDGSQTSNGVGGEVVWLNPFHPEVQQFITELVLEITTKYNADGIQFDDHMSLPSEFGYDEYTVALYTKETKKAPPKDFQNPAWVQWRANKITAFMSQLNQAVKAVKPHAIFSISPNYYEFAYKHHLQDWLTWVRLDIADELIVQVYRPNLESFVDKINRPEMQEAQQKIPTGVGIMTGLRNNPVPIQQIKSQVQAVQGYGLGVAFFYYESLWEYAPEPIAVRLSQFSDFFPSSAFRTALQIPRRAATFPPPAPPKPDPKAKPEQPTKNSPPSASPTT from the coding sequence ATGGCTGTAGACTGTAGAGCGAGCAAATTTTATCACCAAATTATGCCGGGGTGTGTTTCAATAGCTAACTCACCATTCAAAACTATGACATTACGCATCATTCCGCGCAGTTGGCAGCGATCGATTAAAACTCTTTTCCCGCTTCTGTTTGCCCTCTCATTCATTATAGTATTGCTGGCGAACAACTTCATTCCGGCGATCGCCCAGCAACCCCGCCAGGAAATTCGCGGCGTTTGGATGACGACAAACGACAAAGACATCCTCAGAGATCGTCGCAAACTAGGAGATGCTGTCAGCCAACTAAAGCGGTTAAATTTCAACACTATTTATCCTGTAGCCTGGAATTCTGGCTATGCAATGTATCCCAGCTATGTAGCGCAGCAAAGAGACATTCAACCCTTTGTTTACAGAGGGTTAGACGGACAAGATATGCTCGCAGATTTAATCGCCCAAGCTCACCGCCAAGGCCTGCTAGTAATTCCTTGGTTTGAGTTTGGTTTCATGGCTCCTCCCACCTCAGAATTAGCCTTAAATCATCCCGATTGGCTGACAGAAAAACAGGACGGCAGCCAAACATCAAACGGTGTAGGTGGCGAAGTAGTTTGGCTCAATCCCTTTCATCCCGAAGTGCAGCAATTCATTACCGAACTCGTACTAGAAATCACCACTAAATATAACGCAGACGGCATTCAATTTGACGACCACATGAGTTTGCCGTCGGAATTTGGCTACGATGAGTACACAGTTGCTTTGTATACCAAAGAAACAAAAAAAGCTCCGCCCAAAGATTTTCAAAACCCAGCATGGGTGCAGTGGCGAGCCAATAAAATTACTGCTTTTATGTCGCAGCTAAATCAAGCCGTCAAAGCAGTCAAACCCCATGCTATTTTCTCAATTTCTCCCAATTACTACGAGTTTGCTTACAAACATCACCTGCAAGATTGGCTGACTTGGGTGCGTTTGGATATTGCCGACGAGCTAATCGTGCAAGTGTACCGTCCCAATTTAGAATCATTTGTAGACAAGATTAACCGTCCAGAAATGCAAGAAGCACAGCAAAAAATTCCCACCGGAGTTGGGATTATGACAGGTTTGAGAAATAACCCCGTACCGATTCAGCAAATTAAATCTCAGGTGCAAGCAGTCCAAGGATACGGCTTAGGTGTCGCTTTCTTCTACTACGAAAGCTTGTGGGAATATGCACCAGAACCTATCGCAGTTCGACTGTCTCAATTTAGCGATTTCTTCCCGTCTTCTGCATTCCGAACAGCGCTACAAATACCCAGACGCGCGGCGACTTTCCCTCCGCCTGCGCCACCCAAACCAGACCCCAAAGCTAAGCCAGAGCAACCTACCAAAAACAGCCCACCTTCGGCCTCGCCAACCACGTAA
- a CDS encoding FAD-dependent oxidoreductase, with protein MKHLVLIGGGHSHAIVLKMFGIKPLPGVRLTLISDVLHAPYSGMLPGHVAGFYDYDQCHIDLRSLAEFAGCQILTDLAIAIDLNKNLVICQTRPPVNFDVLSVDIGSTPATLSVPGAAEYAIAAKPVPEFLASWNQLISERPNHPQKPLRIAIVGGGAGGVELALNMQSRLGKEEGFGNGLCNGFKGWILRYKERRKREKGRGKKEEELEIHLFHSGPELMQGHNQRVRRRLQEILISRGIQLHLKEKVCAVEKMERETHCQITITDYQISCKSGLELKCDRIFWVTQASAANWIRESGLAADSNGFMQVNDCLQSVSHPNVFGAGDIAAMVNYPRPKAGVFAVRQGKPLFENLQQFLLEKPLKPFAPQEQYLGLIGTGNKRAIASRGSFMWESALLWYWKDWIDRQFMQKFSNLRKTRNTK; from the coding sequence GTGAAACATTTAGTGTTAATTGGCGGCGGTCACAGTCATGCTATCGTATTAAAAATGTTCGGTATCAAACCGCTGCCCGGTGTGCGTTTGACTCTGATTAGCGACGTGCTGCACGCGCCTTATTCGGGGATGCTGCCGGGGCACGTTGCCGGGTTTTACGATTACGATCAATGTCACATCGATTTGCGATCGCTCGCGGAATTTGCCGGGTGTCAAATATTAACCGATCTGGCGATCGCGATCGACCTTAACAAAAATTTAGTTATTTGTCAAACTCGCCCTCCGGTTAATTTTGATGTGCTTTCTGTGGATATCGGCAGCACTCCTGCGACTTTATCTGTACCGGGTGCCGCAGAATATGCAATTGCAGCTAAACCGGTACCGGAGTTTTTAGCTAGCTGGAATCAGTTAATTTCCGAAAGACCAAACCATCCCCAAAAACCGCTGCGGATAGCGATTGTAGGCGGCGGTGCAGGCGGCGTAGAATTAGCATTAAATATGCAATCTCGATTGGGGAAGGAAGAGGGGTTCGGGAACGGATTGTGTAACGGATTTAAGGGATGGATATTAAGGTACAAGGAAAGACGTAAGAGAGAAAAGGGAAGGGGGAAGAAAGAAGAAGAATTAGAAATTCATTTGTTTCACAGCGGTCCTGAATTGATGCAGGGACACAATCAGCGGGTGCGCCGACGCCTTCAAGAAATTCTCATCAGTCGCGGCATTCAATTGCATTTAAAGGAAAAAGTCTGTGCTGTAGAAAAGATGGAGAGGGAAACCCATTGCCAAATCACAATTACTGATTACCAAATTTCCTGTAAATCTGGTTTAGAATTAAAGTGCGATCGCATTTTTTGGGTAACACAAGCATCCGCAGCCAATTGGATAAGAGAATCCGGTTTAGCAGCCGACTCAAACGGCTTTATGCAAGTCAACGATTGCCTGCAATCAGTCTCTCACCCCAACGTATTTGGGGCGGGAGATATCGCTGCGATGGTTAATTATCCCCGTCCCAAAGCAGGCGTGTTTGCCGTGCGTCAGGGCAAACCGCTGTTTGAAAATTTGCAGCAGTTTTTATTGGAAAAACCGCTGAAACCCTTTGCACCGCAGGAACAATACTTAGGGTTAATTGGTACTGGGAATAAAAGGGCGATCGCATCTCGCGGATCTTTCATGTGGGAATCGGCGCTGCTGTGGTACTGGAAAGATTGGATCGATCGCCAATTTATGCAAAAATTTAGCAATCTGCGCAAAACCCGCAATACCAAATAG
- a CDS encoding ABC transporter permease, producing the protein MMAKKINHRLDSAIAFGASTAFKFPFVVSVWSIPAGFGLSFTVGLLAGVLPARNAARLDPIAALRND; encoded by the coding sequence ATGATGGCTAAAAAAATCAACCATCGCTTGGACAGTGCGATCGCCTTTGGGGCCTCGACAGCGTTCAAGTTTCCGTTTGTGGTTTCTGTATGGTCGATTCCAGCAGGTTTTGGGCTATCTTTTACCGTCGGGTTGTTAGCTGGAGTATTGCCGGCTCGGAATGCCGCTCGCTTAGATCCGATCGCAGCCTTGCGGAATGATTGA
- a CDS encoding Na+/H+ antiporter subunit E, translating into MIGHLILRLTIWFLLTADFSLANIAIGIIIAFLLPRSYAPPEPLREWLGVLGNIFRAIPIAYLEAFELILRPHRHEDAIVEKVPNHRSPLLIFLDVFLITFTPKTIVVKYHEEGFYEVHRVRRTSSN; encoded by the coding sequence ATGATTGGACATCTAATATTAAGACTGACGATCTGGTTTCTACTCACTGCCGATTTTAGTTTGGCAAATATTGCGATCGGCATCATCATTGCTTTCCTGTTGCCGCGCAGCTACGCACCCCCGGAACCTTTGAGGGAATGGTTGGGGGTGTTGGGTAACATCTTCAGGGCGATTCCGATAGCTTATTTAGAAGCATTTGAACTCATACTCCGTCCCCATAGGCACGAAGATGCGATCGTGGAAAAAGTGCCAAACCATCGATCGCCCTTGCTGATCTTCCTAGATGTCTTCCTGATCACTTTTACTCCTAAGACGATTGTCGTGAAATATCACGAAGAGGGTTTTTACGAAGTACACAGGGTGCGGCGGACTTCGAGTAATTAG